The proteins below are encoded in one region of Leptospira montravelensis:
- a CDS encoding 3-dehydroquinate synthase encodes MIEDFFSPLISEFQITYRYKVHFTKDIFQIDNPVLRNFFISEKKQGLVKKVMVVLDERLIQYHPNLVSDIKNYFQDLETFLQLTGDIIQIPGGEECKNNQELWEFLVNAVNTNGVDRHSYFLVIGGGAILDLVGYVAAVSHRGIRLVRIPTTVLSQNDSGVGVKNSINYQGKKNFLGTFAPPVAVFNDLRFLESLDDRDWRSGMAEAVKVALIKDKDFFHWIESNASALLNRNLNTMANLIHRCAELHMDHISNGDPFEFGSSRPLDFGHWSAHKLEYLTQFSLRHGEAVAIGMALDTVYSYQKDFLSKDDCIRILSLLKTLGFSIYHPMLSDGEKRNLYLGLEEFREHLGGQLTIVLLAEIGKSLEVHEMDLKTIDTSVNFLETYL; translated from the coding sequence ATGATTGAAGATTTTTTTTCTCCTCTTATTTCAGAGTTTCAAATCACTTATAGATATAAAGTTCACTTTACTAAAGATATTTTTCAAATAGATAATCCAGTTTTAAGAAATTTTTTTATTTCAGAAAAAAAACAGGGCCTTGTTAAAAAAGTAATGGTGGTGCTAGATGAAAGACTGATCCAGTATCATCCGAATTTAGTTTCAGATATAAAAAATTACTTTCAGGATTTGGAAACTTTTCTTCAGCTAACAGGAGATATAATTCAAATACCCGGTGGTGAAGAATGTAAAAATAACCAAGAACTTTGGGAATTTTTAGTCAATGCTGTAAATACAAATGGAGTCGATAGACATTCCTATTTCCTTGTCATAGGAGGAGGAGCAATTCTCGATTTGGTTGGATATGTAGCGGCTGTGTCTCACCGCGGTATTCGTTTGGTTCGAATCCCAACGACTGTGCTTTCACAAAATGATTCCGGTGTGGGAGTGAAAAATAGCATCAATTACCAAGGTAAAAAAAATTTTCTAGGCACCTTTGCCCCACCTGTTGCCGTGTTTAACGACCTCCGATTTTTAGAAAGTTTAGATGATAGAGACTGGCGCTCTGGTATGGCCGAAGCTGTCAAAGTGGCGTTAATCAAAGATAAAGATTTTTTTCATTGGATCGAATCAAATGCCAGTGCATTATTAAATCGAAATTTAAATACAATGGCTAATCTGATCCACCGCTGTGCAGAACTACATATGGATCATATTTCCAATGGTGACCCGTTTGAATTTGGATCTTCTCGGCCATTGGATTTTGGACATTGGTCTGCTCATAAATTAGAATACCTAACTCAGTTTTCTTTAAGACATGGAGAAGCTGTGGCGATTGGTATGGCACTGGATACGGTTTATTCTTATCAAAAAGATTTTTTATCAAAAGACGATTGTATACGGATTCTTTCTTTATTGAAAACACTTGGGTTTTCAATTTATCATCCTATGTTATCGGATGGAGAAAAACGGAATTTATATTTGGGATTAGAGGAGTTTCGAGAACATTTGGGGGGTCAACTCACCATAGTATTGTTAGCTGAAATTGGAAAATCTTTGGAAGTTCATGAAATGGATTTAAAAACAATAGATACTTCTGTAAATTTCTTAGAAACCTATCTATGA
- the eboC gene encoding UbiA-like protein EboC (EboC, a homolog the polyprenyltransferase UbiA, belongs to system of proteins involved in the trafficking of precursor metabolites to an extracytoplasmic compartment so that the biosynthesis of certain natural products, such as scytonemin, can be completed.), producing the protein MNLKAYITLFRPANVVTALADILAGMAIVGFVWKDNTPIFLLLSTIGLYGGGVVLNDYFDVSIDIKERPERPIPSGKVSKKSALVFGILLLGMGLGFAFLYQITSGWIAFSIIVLILTYNRFAKHHSVFGPIVMGMCRGGNLILGMSLVSEIKTFEISLSILPIFYIAAITMVSRGEVHGGKKIPLLLAGVLYFVVFICISYLSFRLGNLMKSIPFVVLHIAMVIPPLIRAHQNPIGPMIGKAVKMGVITLILLNASFAASFGFLPTAIVIFCLLPLSLVLAKSFSVT; encoded by the coding sequence ATGAATCTAAAAGCTTACATTACACTGTTTCGACCGGCAAATGTAGTAACGGCACTGGCTGATATACTTGCTGGTATGGCCATAGTTGGTTTCGTTTGGAAAGACAATACCCCTATTTTTCTATTACTTTCCACAATAGGTTTGTATGGCGGTGGAGTCGTATTAAATGATTATTTTGATGTATCCATTGACATAAAAGAAAGGCCAGAACGACCAATTCCAAGTGGAAAAGTTTCTAAAAAATCTGCATTGGTTTTTGGAATTTTACTTTTAGGAATGGGGCTCGGATTTGCTTTTTTATACCAAATCACAAGTGGATGGATTGCCTTTAGCATTATTGTCCTAATTCTTACTTACAATCGTTTTGCGAAACATCATTCCGTATTTGGTCCAATTGTAATGGGAATGTGTCGCGGTGGTAATTTAATTCTCGGAATGAGTTTGGTATCCGAAATCAAAACATTCGAAATTTCTCTTTCTATTCTTCCCATTTTTTATATAGCTGCTATAACGATGGTGAGTCGCGGCGAAGTTCACGGCGGAAAAAAGATACCTTTGTTATTAGCTGGTGTTTTATACTTTGTTGTTTTTATTTGTATCTCTTATTTGTCGTTTCGATTGGGAAATTTAATGAAAAGTATCCCTTTTGTGGTTTTACATATAGCGATGGTTATCCCACCGCTAATTCGAGCCCATCAAAATCCAATTGGTCCAATGATTGGAAAGGCAGTTAAGATGGGAGTGATTACCCTCATTCTTTTGAATGCATCTTTTGCTGCAAGTTTCGGATTTTTGCCTACCGCAATTGTTATATTTTGTTTATTACCCCTTTCTTTGGTTTTAGCAAAATCGTTTTCTGTAACCTAG